From a single Brassica napus cultivar Da-Ae chromosome C9, Da-Ae, whole genome shotgun sequence genomic region:
- the LOC106426667 gene encoding protein ABC transporter 1, mitochondrial, giving the protein MSSWKQLSRLVDGVSLVAKEIYHQSPELQRARNGDLEALGKKALVAATDLVGLTSGKLRGLSSRRSKEPSVVFFDDKDDDGSRKGDVTVPVEPEVVAKPTIVDSKIVRSESVDEARVVDREGENVGVRAEVATVKRRRPRERKVPSTPMARAYGFFNLGAGLAWGAVKESTYRLVNGTPPTQGNKPALSSILSEENAERLALGLCEMRGAALKVGQMLSIQDESLVPAPILNALELVRQGADVMPRSQLNPVLDAELGPNWQSKLGSFDYEPLAAASIGQVHRAVTKEGLEVAMKIQYPGVANSIESDIENVRRLLNYTNLIPKGLFLDRAVKVAKEELARECDYEIEAVSQKHFRKFLSDTPGFYVPRVVDELSSKKILTTELISGVPIDKVASLDQETRDHVGRKMLELTLKELFVFRFMQTDPNWGNFLYDQPTKTINLIDFGAARDYPKKFVDDYLRMVMACANKDSKGVIEMSRRLGFLTGDEPDVMLDAHVQAGFIVGLPFAEPGGYAFRTNNITSSVSNLGATMLKHRLTPPPDEAYSLHRKLSGAFLACIKLGATVRCRDLLLQVYEKYQFDDEPQDSVVASSSVSS; this is encoded by the exons ATGAGTTCGTGGAAGCAATTGAGCAGGCTCGTCGACGGCGTATCGCTCGTGGCGAAGGAGATCTACCACCAGTCTCCTGAGCTGCAGAGGGCGAGGAACGGAGATCTCGAAGCCTTGGGGAAGAAGGCTCTGGTCGCCGCCACCGACTTGGTCGGACTCACCTCCGGGAAGCTTCGCGGCCTCTCGAGCCGTCGATCGAAGGAACCGTCTGTAGTATTCTTCGACGACAAGGACGACGACGGATCGAGGAAAGGCGATGTAACCGTCCCTGTGGAGCCTGAGGTTGTTGCAAAACCTACTATTGTTGATTCGAAGATCGTGAGAAGTGAATCTGTCGATGAAGCTAGGGTTGTAGATAGAGAGGGAGAGAATGTTGGAGTTAGAGCTGAGGTAGCTACGGTGAAGAGAAGGAGGCCTAGAGAACGGAAGGTTCCATCAACTCCTATGGCTAGAGCTTATGG GTTTTTCAATCTTGGAGCTGGTCTTGCTTGGGGAGCTGTTAAGGAATCGACCTACAGGCTTGTGAATGGAACACCACCCACACAAGGGAATAAGCCTGCGCTCTCGTCTATTCTCTCTGAGGAAAATGCAGAAAGATTGGCTCTTGGGTTGTGTGAAATGCGTGGAGCTGCACTTAAAGTAGGCCAAATGTTGAGTATACAGGACGAGTCACTTGTTCCTGCTCCG ATCTTGAATGCTCTGGAACTTGTGCGTCAAGGTGCAGATGTGATGCCAAGGAGCCAACTTAATCCAGTTCTGGACGCTGAGTTAGGTCCTAACTGGCAATCCAAGTTGGGTAGCTTTGATTACGAACCGCTAGCAGCAGCGAGTATTGGTCAG GTGCACCGAGCTGTTACTAAAGAAGGATTAGAAGTAGCAATGAAGATTCAGTACCCTGGCGTTGCCAACAGCATTGAAAGTGATATCGAAAACGTCAGACGCTTATTAAACTACACAAATCTAATCCCAAAGGGACTCTTTCTCGACAGAGCTGTAAAG GTTGCCAAAGAAGAGTTGGCACGAGAATGTGACTACGAGATTGAAGCAGTTAGTCAAAAGCACTTTCGTAAATTTCTTTCAGATACTCCAGGGTTCTACGTTCCTCGTGTAGTCGATGAGCTTTCAAGCAAAAAAATCCTAACCACAGAACTTATCTCTG GAGTCCCCATTGATAAAGTAGCCTCGTTAGATCAAGAAACACGAGACCATGTCGGGAGGAAGATGCTTGAACTAACATTGAAGGAGCTCTTTGTCTTCCGCTTCATGCAGACAGATCCAAACTGGGGCAACTTCTTATACGACCAACCCAcgaaaacaatcaatcttatagATTTTGGAGCGGCTCGTGATTACCCCAAGAAGTTCGTCGATGACTATCTACGAATG GTGATGGCTTGTGCTAATAAAGACAGTAAAGGAGTGATTGAGATGTCGAGGAGACTCGGGTTCTTAACCGGAGATGAACCAGACGTGATGTTAGACGCCCACGTCCAAGCTGGTTTCATTGTTGGTCTACCTTTTGCAGAACCTGGTGGCTATGCTTTCAGAACCAACAACATTACTTCGAGCGTATCGAATTTAGGAGCAACCATGTTGAAACATAGACTCACACCACCGCCTGATGAAGCTTATAGTCTTCACCGTAAACTATCAGGGGCTTTCTTGGCTTGTATCAAGCTTGGAGCCACCGTTCGTTGCCGTGATCTCTTGCTACAAGTTTATGAGAAGTATCAGTTCGATGATGAGCCACAAGATTCAGTGGTGGCTTCAAGTTCAGTTTCTTCGTAA
- the BNACNNG01430D gene encoding uncharacterized protein BNACNNG01430D: protein MQIVSDFSSAFPHPGAAALATTTTSTSSISISHSPAVKFHSTNVSPSSKLLLASSSSSRRCFTCRFDNNSPRFDSNDDDYYNEDENETNEDDCLIECLADGKTEDGVVLISVEKLEKSSRRIRSKVGMEASLDAVWSVLTDYEKLSEFIPGLVVSELVEKEGNRVRLFQMGQQSIALGLKFNAKAVLDCFEKELEILPHGRRREIDFKMVEGDFQLFEGKWSIEQLDKGEASDLQFKDFPTTLAYTVDVKPKMWLPVRLVEGRLCNEIKTNLLSVRDAAQKVIEGVIHDL, encoded by the exons ATGCAGATCGTCTCAGACTTCTCCTCCGCCTTTCCCCACCCAGGCGCCGCCGCAttagccaccaccaccacctccacctccaGTATCTCAATTTCACATTCTCCGGCGGTAAAATTTCACTCTACGAACGTATCTCCCTCCTCTAAACTACTATtagcttcctcttcttcttctcgtagATGTTTCACCTGTCGATTTGACAACAATTCTCCGCGGTTTGATTCGAACGACGACGATTATTATAACGAGGATGAGAATGAAACCAATGAAGATGATTGTTTAATCGAATGCTTGGCAGATGGGAAGACGGAGGATGGGGTTGTTCTCATCTCGGTGGAGAAGCTCGAGAAGAGTTCGCGGCGAATCCGCTCGAAGGTTGGGATGGAAGCGAGCCTCGATGCCGTGTGGAGCGTGTTGACTGATTACGAGAAGCTGTCGGAGTTCATACCGGGCCTTGTCGTCAGCGAGTTGGTTGAGAAGGAAGGCAACCGTGTTCGTCTTTTCCAG ATGGGACAGCAAAGCATAGCATTGGGTCTTAAGTTTAATGCCAAAGCTGTTCTAGATTGTTTCGAGAAGGAGCTTGAGATTCTACCACATGGGAGGAGACGTGAAATCGACTTTAAGATGGTCGAAGGAGATTTTCAGTTGTTTGAAGGCAAATGGTCCATCGAACAA TTAGACAAAGGGGAGGCTTCGGATTTACAGTTTAAAGATTTTCCGACAACGCTTGCATACACAGTGGATGTAAAACCAAAGATGTGGTTACCTGTACGGCTAGTTGAAGGAAGATTGTGTAATGAGATTAAAACAAACCTTTTGAGTGTTAGAGATGCAGCTCAGAAAGTCATTGAAGGTGTAATACATGatctttga
- the BNACNNG01470D gene encoding uncharacterized protein BNACNNG01470D, with protein sequence MSTFSPSLVLSLILLNLLLVSSTEMIKEGEIRLPSEKINGQFCNATAKPVSCPVKCFRADPVCGEDSVTYWCGCADALCHGVRVSKPGACDVGNGVGLSVPGQALLLIHIVWLVALAFSILLGLF encoded by the coding sequence ATGTCGACGTTTTCGCCGTCTCTGGTCCTCTCTCTCATCCTTCTCAACCTACTTCTGGTTTCATCCACGGAGATGATCAAGGAGGGAGAGATTCGACTACCTTCGGAGAAGATCAACGGCCAATTCTGCAACGCAACTGCTAAACCGGTTTCTTGTCCGGTTAAATGTTTCAGGGCTGATCCGGTTTGCGGCGAAGACAGCGTTACTTACTGGTGCGGTTGTGCAGACGCTTTATGCCACGGCGTTCGTGTTTCAAAACCAGGTGCATGCGATGTTGGTAATGGCGTTGGTTTGTCTGTTCCAGGACAAGCTCTGCTTTTGATCCACATTGTCTGGCTCGTGGCTCTTGCCTTCTCTATTCTCTTAGGCCTCTTCTAA
- the LOC106426589 gene encoding L-type lectin-domain containing receptor kinase IV.4-like codes for MFVKLLTIVCLLSQLQKSSSQSLDNFTYNGFYPPLTANITLQGIASVTPTGLLKLTDSTRQETGHAFYNQPIRFKDSPNGTVSSFSTTFVFAIEAQLETLSGHGIAFVLAPNFVLPVANSSSEHLGLFNPNITRNETNDIFAVELNTIHNTEHTDINDNTIGININGLYPVKSSPAGYWNETGQFENLTLNSEERMQVWVDYDGFTHQIDVTMAPFNHDKPIKPLVSSVRDLSPVLLQDMFVGFSSSTGSLWSEHVVLGWSFQMKGEAHPLDLQRLPKFPEWQYDGTSRTTVFVVLFIVVLIITLVIIFSFIFLVRFILMRRKKFAEKLEDWETEFKKTRLKFKDLYYATKGFKEKNLLGSGGFGSVYKGVMPKTKKEIAVKRVSDQSQQGLKEFVSEIVTIGRMSHRNLVPLLGYCRTRKELLLVYDYMPNGSLDKYLYNNNPEVTLNWKQRITIIKGVASALFFLHDDWEQVVIHRDIKASNVILDAEYNGRLGDFGLARLCGHGTDLQTTCVAGTWGYLAPDLMMTGKATTATDVFAFGVLLLEVACGRRPIEIDYESGERALLLDWVFGFWSEGNILGAKDPNLGTEFDQREVEMVLKLGFWCSHFNPEARPTMRQVLHYLSGDAMLPDLSPLDLRGSEMMLGHHGLCEISMFTGGSSMVDSVLSCGR; via the coding sequence ATGTTCGTGAAGCTCCTCACCATCGTCTGTCTACTCTCTCAACTCCAAAAATCCTCTTCCCAATCTCTCGATAACTTCACTTACAATGGCTTCTATCCTCCATTGACTGCTAACATAACCCTCCAAGGGATCGCCAGCGTCACACCCACCGGTCTACTAAAGCTAACCGATTCAACAAGGCAAGAAACCGGTCACGCCTTCTATAACCAACCAATTCGGTTCAAAGACTCTCCAAACGGCACCGTCTCGTCCTTCTCCACAACGTTTGTTTTCGCCATAGAGGCTCAGTTAGAAACACTTAGCGGCCACGGCATCGCCTTTGTCCTGGCTCCTAACTTCGTCCTTCCGGTCGCCAATTCCAGCTCCGAACACCTCGGGCTCTTCAATCCCAATATCACACGTaatgaaacaaatgatatattcGCTGTTGAATTAAACACGATTCACAATACAGAGCACACTGATATTAACGATAACACTATCGGAATCAATATCAACGGGTTGTATCCAGTGAAAAGTTCACCGGCGGGGTACTGGAACGAGACAGGTCAGTTTGAAAACCTTACTTTGAACAGTGAAGAGCGGATGCAGGTTTGGGTTGACTACGATGGTTTTACCCATCAAATAGATGTAACAATGGCTCCTTTCAACCACGATAAACCTATAAAACCACTTGTCTCGTCTGTCAGGGATCTATCCCCGGTTCTTTTGCAAGATATGTTCGTAGGTTTCTCGTCTTCAACTGGTTCCCTTTGGTCGGAACATGTTGTCCTTGGGTGGAGTTTTCAGATGAAGGGGGAAGCTCACCCGCTAGACTTACAAAGACTTCCGAAATTTCCAGAGTGGCAGTACGACGGTACAAGTAGAACCACAGTGTTTGTTGTGTTGTTTATTGTAGTGTTGATAATTACACTCGTCATTatcttttctttcatcttccttGTGCGGTTCATCTTAATGAGGAGGAAAAAGTTCGCAGAGAAGCTAGAAGATTGGGAAACAGAGTTCAAGAAAACCCGGTTGAAGTTCAAAGACTTGTACTATGCCACCAAAGGATTCAAGGAGAAGAACCTTCTCGGATCTGGCGGGTTTGGGAGCGTTTACAAAGGTGTTATGCCCAAGACAAAGAAAGAGATCGCCGTGAAAAGAGTGTCGGACCAATCCCAACAAGGGTTGAAAGAGTTTGTGTCTGAGATCGTGACTATTGGTCGGATGAGCCATCGGAACTTAGTCCCTCTTTTGGGTTATTGTCGCACAAGAAAAGAGCTTCTTCTGGTGTACGACTACATGCCCAATGGAAGCTtagataaatatttgtataataatAATCCAGAGGTTACCCTCAACTGGAAACAGAGAATTACAATCATTAAAGGCGTGGCCTCTGCCTTATTCTTCCTCCACGACGACTGGGAACAAGTGGTGATTCACCGCGACATCAAAGCCAGCAACGTCATATTAGATGCAGAGTACAATGGGAGACTCGGAGATTTCGGTTTAGCTCGGTTGTGCGGTCATGGTACAGATCTTCAAACCACTTGCGTCGCTGGAACATGGGGATACCTAGCCCCCGACCTCATGATGACAGGAAAGGCCACGACCGCTACCGATGTTTTTGCGTTTGGAGTGCTCCTACTAGAAGTTGCGTGCGGTCGACGTCCTATCGAGATTGATTACGAGAGTGGTGAGAGGGCCTTGCTCCTGGATTgggtttttgggttttggaGTGAGGGAAACATTTTGGGTGCTAAGGATCCGAATCTAGGGACAGAGTTTGATCAAAGAGAGGTCGAAATGGTTTTGAAGCTGGGGTTTTGGTGCTCTCACTTCAACCCTGAGGCTAGACCAACTATGAGACAAGTGTTACATTACCTAAGTGGAGATGCAATGTTACCAGATTTGTCGCCTTTGGACTTGCGTGGGAGTGAGATGATGTTGGGACACCACGGACTTTGCGAGATAAGCATGTTTACTGGTGGATCTTCGATGGTTGATTCTGTACTCTCCTGTGGGAGGTGA
- the LOC111210549 gene encoding LOW QUALITY PROTEIN: uncharacterized protein LOC111210549 (The sequence of the model RefSeq protein was modified relative to this genomic sequence to represent the inferred CDS: substituted 1 base at 1 genomic stop codon), with product MSDMSAEILVYDNMLWTAXSCRLVLVLSLVQMLRVRRRLVCIVAGQPHLGQQGRFLIL from the exons ATGAGCGACATGTCAGCAGAA ATTTTGGTATATGATAACATGCTTTGGACGGCCTAGTCGTGCAGACTGGTTTTAGTTCTATCTCTTGTCCAGATGTTACGTGTAAGAAGACGGTTGGTTTGCATAGTAGCTGGTCAACCTCACTTAGGTCAGCAGGGACGATTTCTAATTCTTTAA
- the LOC106426660 gene encoding cathepsin B-like protease 3 has translation MAADPTTKLCLVSVVLLLALVSSLQGVAADNLTKQKLNSKILQEEIVKKVNEHPNAGWKAALNDRFSNATVAEFKRLLGVKPTPKKLLLGVPVVSHDQSLKLPKSFDARTAWPQCTSIGNILDQGHCGSCWAFGAVESLSDRFCIQFGMNITLSVNDLLACCGFRCGDGCDGGYPVAAWRYFSYSGVVTEECDPYFDQTGCSHPGCEPAYDTPKCMRKCVSGNQLWGESKHYSVSTYIVKSNPQDIMAEIYKNGPVEVSFTVYEDFAHYKSGVYKHITGYNIGGHAVKLIGWGTTDDGEDYWLLANQWNRSWGDDGYFMIRRGTNECGIEDEPVGGLPSSKNVFKVITGSDEISVASV, from the exons ATGGCTGCTGATCCTACAACCAAACTCTGTTTGGTCTCTGTTGTCTTGCTCTTAGCTCTTGTCTCCTCCTTGCAG GGAGTTGCAGCAGACAATCTCACCAAACAGAAACTGAACTCGAAGATACTTCAG GAAGAGATAGTGAAGAAAGTCAACGAACATCCAAACGCTGGATGGAAAGCTGCTTTAAATGATCGTTTCTCTAACGCAACT GTTGCAGAGTTTAAGCGTCTCCTTGGTGTTAAACCAACACCTAAGAAGTTACTCTTAGGTGTTCCTGTTGTAAGCCATGATCAGTCTCTAAAGCTACCTAAATCATTCGATGCTAGAACCGCTTGGCCTCAATGCACCAGCATTGGCAACATCTTAG ATCAG GGACATTGTGGTTCTTGCTGGGCCTTTGGTGCTGTTGAATCACTATCTGATAGATTCTGTATCCAATTCGGAATG AACATTACTTTATCAGTAAATGATCTCTTAGCATGTTGTGGATTCCGTTGTGGTGACGGTTGTGACGGTGGCTACCCTGTTGCTGCTTGGCGATACTTTTCTTACAGTGGTGTTGTCACTGAAGAG TGTGATCCGTACTTTGATCAAACCGGATGCTCTCACCCTGGTTGTGAACCTGCATATGATACACCGAAATGCATGAGGAAATGCGTTAGCGGAAACCAGTTATGGGGCGAGTCAAAGCATTACAGTGTTAGTACATACATTGTCAAGTCTAATCCACAAGACATCATGGCTGAGATTTACAAGAATGGACCTGTTGAAGTCTCTTTCACAGTTTATGAG gacTTTGCTCATTACAAATCTGGAGTGTACAAGCACATAACAGGTTATAACATTGGTGGTCATGCTGTTAAACTTATTGGTTGGGGAACTACTGATGATGGAGAAGATTATTGG TTGTTGGCAAATCAGTGGAACAGAAGCTGGGGTGAT GATGGTTATTTCATGATTAGGAGAGGGACAAATGAATGTGGAATTGAGGATGAACCAGTGGGTGGTTTGCCTTCAAGCAAGAATGTGTTCAAGGTTATTACCGGTTCAGATGAGATTTCTGTTGCGTCGGTTTAA
- the BNACNNG01400D gene encoding uncharacterized protein BNACNNG01400D → MAFDEDMKMSSFLREEEHHSLSRLSVCYNHDGDEADVEPSDSDEKLVGGGEKAMEQQLEFSDSDKGSTGCQSLPATPPRWRRRRGSTLSSPVSGDKAYASENEAGKKKQESNNNPRRRRKLRPEYPPWVDSMRRSYAEEQSGYGGGVVVVTKPKGGGRPLCMDLGEVEACKDLGFELEPGRVSYSGSTMGTSSGGNSPVSPNHRISSPGDDPNKVKARLKAWAHAVAFVSTTHRQRPS, encoded by the exons ATGGCGTTTGATGAAGATATGAAAATGTCGTCTTTCCTTAGAGAAGAAGAGCACCACTCGCTATCGAGGCTCTCCGTTTGTTATAACCACGACGGTGATGAAGCCGACGTAGAGCCGTCCGACTCCGACGAAAAACTTGTCGGCGGAGGAGAGAAAGCCATGGAGCAGCAGCTAGAGTTTTCAGATTCCGACAAAGGGTCAACGGGTTGTCAGTCACTTCCGGCGACGCCACCAAGATGGAGAAGGCGGCGAGGTTCGACGCTGAGCTCGCCGGTGTCCGGAGATAAAGCTTACGCGAGCGAGAACGAAGCgggaaagaaaaaacaagagagTAACAACAATcctaggaggaggaggaagttgCGACCGGAGTATCCGCCGTGGGTGGACAGTATGCGGAGGAGCTATGCTGAAGAACAGAGCGGTTACGGTGGAGGAGTGGTGGTGGTGACGAAGCCTAAAGGAGGAGGAAGGCCATTGTGTATGGATTTAGGGGAAGTCGAAGCTTGTAAGGATTTAGGATTTGAGCTCGAACCGGGTCGGGTCTCTTATTCCGGGTCAACGATGGGTACTAGTAGTGGCGGCAATTCTCCCGTCTCCCCCAACCACCGTATCTCTAGTCCCG GGGATGATCCAAACAAAGTGAAAGCTAGGCTGAAGGCATGGGCGCACGCTGTGGCTTTTGTGTCTACCACTCATCGTCAACGTCCTTCCTAA
- the LOC106426627 gene encoding transcription repressor MYB6: MGRHSCCYKQKLRKGLWSPEEDEKLLRYITKYGHGCWSSVPKQAGLQRCGKSCRLRWINYLRPDLKRGAFSQDEENLIIELHAVLGNRWSQIAAQLPGRTDNEIKNLWNSSLKKKLRLRGIDPVTHKLLAEIETGTDDNTTPVEKCQTTYLIETEGSSSTTTGSTNHNNSNTDHLYTGNFGFQRLSLETGSRIQTGIWIPQTGRNHHVDTVPSAVVLPGSMFSSGLTDSTTGYRSSNLGLTELDNSFSTGPMITEQHLQESNYNNSTFFGTGNLSWGLTMEENQFTISNNSLQNHSNSSLYSEIKSETNFFGTEAANVGMWPCNQLQPQQHAYGHI, from the exons atggGAAGACATTCATGCTGTTACAAACAGAAGCTGAGGAAAGGACTTTGGTCTCCTGAAGAAGACGAGAAGCTTCTTAGGTACATCACTAAGTACGGCCATGGCTGCTGGAGCTCTGTCCCTAAACAAGCTG GTTTGCAGAGATGTGGAAAGAGCTGTAGATTAAGATGGATAAACTATCTAAGACCAGATTTGAAGCGAGGAGCATTTTCACAGGATGAAGAAAACCTTATTATTGAACTTCATGCCGTTCTTGGCAACAG GTGGTCTCAGATTGCTGCACAGCTTCCTGGTAGAACCGACAATGAAATCAAAAATCTATGGAACTCTTCCTTAAAGAAGAAACTGAGGTTGAGAGGAATTGATCCGGTTACACACAAGCTCTTAGCCGAAATTGAAACCGGTACAGATGACAATACCACACCGGTTGAGAAGTGTCAAACGACCTACCTCATTGAGACAGAAGGCTCCTCTAGTACCACCACTGGCAGCACTAACCACAACAACAGCAACACCGATCATCTTTATACCGGAAATTTTGGTTTCCAACGGTTAAGTCTTGAGACTGGTTCAAGAATACAAACCGGAATCTGGATTCCCCAAACCGGGAGAAATCATCATGTTGATACCGTACCTAGTGCAGTGGTGCTACCCGGTTCAATGTTCTCATCTGGCTTAACCGATTCAACAACCGGTTACAGATCATCCAATCTCGGTTTAACTGAATTGGATAACTCTTTCTCGACCGGGCCAATGATTACAGAGCAGCACCTTCAAGAGAGTAACTACAACAATTCGACATTCTTTGGAACTGGGAATCTTAGTTGGGGATTAACCATGGAAGAAAATCAATTTACAATATCGAATAATTCGTTACAGAATCACTCAAACTCGTCGTTGTATAGTGAAATCAAATCCGAGACCAATTTTTTCGGTACGGAGGCTGCAAATGTTGGTATGTGGCCATGTAACCAGCTTCAGCCTCAGCAACATGCATATGGCCATATTTAA